ATCCTTACACCAGGAAGATGCCTGTGAATCCTGCTAAGGGAGACAGTACAATTCTGTATATGACAAACAAATCTTATACAAGAGGTATTAGCACTGTGTGCCACAAAAAGCCCATCAGATTATTTATCACTGACTGCCCTTTATGAAAATCCAGTGTAAATTAGTGGGTGTCTATGAACAGCAAAGGGCACGTTTCTGTGGTATCCCAGGAAATTCTCAAGATCAAGTGAAGGGAATTCAAATGAAGTAGAAAATGATCCATGCAGGAGTTAACTTGGCCTTAATGAGTAAAAGTCTCCCTTGTCTAAGTATGTTGGAGAAAGCAAGGTGGAGGAGATAAAACTGGAAGGTGGGTTATTTCTGAAGCAAGGAGCTTTCTGGGTTACCATGAAGGAGAactgcacagcagagctctccccACTCCACTGCTGGTGGGGTGGATCCCAGGCTTTCCTGCCCACCTAGGGACGTTTCCATTACTGTGGGTGAGTTTGTGAAGCTGATGCTGGTCTGActcaggcaaaaagaaaaaggagaggggaatgAAGTAGAAAGTAAGACATCCAGCAAAGTGTATGCATTGCAGCCCTCTGAGGTGCTCTGAGTTGGGCACTAAGGGAAAAGATACCAGAGAAACTAAAGTTTTGTTCTGCATCAATTCTTTGTTCCAAATCCACTAACGTATGTATTTGGAGTTGAGATTTCCAGTTTGCTAAAATGTAGATGCAGAACTTTCACACTAGCTCTCATACCATTGTGATCCAGAAGTTTGCACTATGAAATACTATATCCAGAAAAATGGTAAGAAAAATCTGGGGGCATATCTTTGACTCCTGAAGATCAGCCTTTCATCCAGAGACTCTTTTTATCACATTACTGTGTAAAAGAATTGTGAGTTGAAAACAAGTGTTCTCTGTGCATGTGCAAAAGCTCTTGAGGCTGTCCTCATCTCTTTTGTCTTTACAAATAAGGTAGGAGTTCACTTAAAGACATTACTTCATAGCTAAAACCATACAGGGAGTGAAAAAATCTACCGTGCTTTTCGGATTTGCTTTTCTTATCAGAACTTGATTTTCATCACCTGTATGTGAGCAGAGAATACTGCAGAGAGCACCAAAGAATTTACAAATTGCTTGTTGCAACACAAAATTTACTTGAGCCTGTGGGAAAAGTGATTTCATTTtactcttttcttctgctggttCAGAATACATTTAATCAGCAAAAAATATCTGAGCCTTAAATTAATGTCTATCAGGCTGAAAGAACACGTACATCTCTCCATCTATATGCAGATAATTACTAAAAAGTCACGTGCCTATATATGTTGTTTTCTACCTATCAATCAAATCAGAAATGTGCTTTTACGAGCCCCCCTGGAGGACTCTGAGGCTATGAAACACAGGGCTTTTGTTGCAACAAAGCCTACAAGCAAGCTTCATACAgctcaggaaaaacaaattagGGCTGTCCCCCTCTACCGCCTTGGTATGGGCAGTTTTACATTCCACATCCCTCAGGGGATGCATTAGACACTGAGTTTTGTAGCCTCCTGTGACCTtctacttgttttcttttcagcaggTAAGAAGAGCCCACCTGCTGAGGACAAAGTCGTGTTAACACACATGAAAATACTGAGCAATGAAGGAATTCAAAACCCAGGGTTAATCCCGGAGGCTCCAGCTGACACAACCTGCACAGAAGAGTCCCATCTTCCCGGTGCCAGTCTCCCACCAGACCGCCTGGGAAgtccagaagcagcagccacacCAGCAGATCCAGACTACGCGGATGGCCCAGCAAGCACCGACTATGTAGCCACCCTGCCTGACCTCAGTGCCTTCGAGTCCAAGTGCCGGCTTCACAGATTCTCCAAATTTGAATCTGAGGACTCAGGGGTTGAGTTGCCAAGCGGTGCTAATTCTCCATCAACGCCGACGGGCTCAGAGAAGAGCTTTGTGCTTCCCAGCAGAGACTCATTTTGCGACTCGGGTGTGCTTAGCACCTCCTCTTCTCCGGAAATTGACCATCAGTTAATGAGAACATGTAAAGAACATGCTAGAAAAGTTAGCCCCCAAGAtccagagagcaaaaagcaagCTGATTACTACAGTCAGGAGGCAGATGCTGTGCAGGATCCTGCAGCTTTCCTTGAAGACTTCAGTGTCCCTCAGGAAGAAAGTCCTGATGAACATTTTGACCAGGATGACAAGCAGTCTCCAGAAAAGGAACTTACGCCAGAGATGGACCTTTCCAGGGAAAGCACTCTTTCCACTCCAGGTCCCATAGAGGAGCCAAAGACAATTGCTGACAATTTCCCAGAGAATTTTGGCAGCATGCAAGACCTTCAGATCCATGAACATCAGCTGAAGAAGTACCCCACAAGTGACAGCCTGGATGAATACATGGATGAATGCTGTAGACTGAGTGAGGTGAGAAACATCTAAACTGAATATTAAATCTAGGCCTGTCCAAACGCTCCAGTCAGTGTTCAAGTCCTGTTTGTCACAAATCCTGTTTGTCACAAACCGGACACATCTGAGTGAGTTTAGAATACCTCCCCTGAAACTTTTAAGCAGTAAAAAATGGTAATTGATTTTTATGATTTCTTTTCATACCAGTAAAATTCTGAAGTAATTCATAAATATCAGGTCTGGGTAAGGATGAAAAATAACTCATTGAGGTCTGGTGTTTCTAGAAGCCCTAAATGAGAAGATGGACTTGATTCTGGTCTCAAAATGAAGATTATGAAGTTAGTCATCATCCTCTGATACATTGGGTGGGAGTCAGAACATAGGTTTATTTTCAAGACCAGGTTATTCCTGTCTCCTGGCTTGCTTTTGGGGCACTGAAATTTGTAAAGAACTTGTCTAAGGGTTAATTAATTTCTGTCCAGGCCTGTTGTGTCCTGTTGAGTCAACTGTCTCAAATAATTCATGAGCAGGGAGCTAATGCACAAATTCAGACTTTTGTCAGGCTGGAGTTGGAGATGCCATATTTTAACttgccagcacagctgtgatGAACCAAGCTGCAAAGACCTAATTTCAGCAGGTTGTCCCACTCCATACTCATTCTCTTTCCCCTTGCTGGGTACCCTATGCCACtgagaagagaataaaaagccCTTCTGTGCCCCTTCTCCCATGGCAGGTGCTGGTAAGCGCTCCCCCATGTCCTTGCCCGAAGCCTGGCACTGCTGAAGTGCGGACAGATCGCTGCCTTGCCTGCACGCTGCAGTGGGCTCCAGGAACAGCACAGCAAAGATCTCAGTGGGGAGCTGGTTCTTGACAGAGAGACCAAAGAGCCTCATgagcaaagggaaaggagaaaggcagACTAGGTGAAGAGGgtcacaaacacacaaaaggTGCCTAGCGGGGTTATTTTGGGGGACTTTCATTGTGGTAATAGCAATGAATTAGAATTGGAGGTGGGTGGGAGGAAGCCAAGTGACAAGTGATGTGTGCTGTGCAAATAATTTAACCATGACCTCGCTGCCATGAGCAATTGGGTACTGGACTTCCTCTCCAGCATGCCAAATCCTCTTGAGCAGTGAGGAAGGTCAGAGATGTCCCATCTCTGTAAACATTACATATCAAGGCAGTACAAGCAACACACAATCCGAGCAGTGTTTTCCTCCTCAGAACTATCTCACACATGGCAGAAGACAGATACCTATTTTGTAGAGATCCCAAACAGACCTGGCCATTTGGCAGAGGGCTCAAGAAAGGATGAAAGCAGGCAGAATCTGACACCATGAGGATACTTTGTAAAAAGTTACCTAAATTCTCTGTTGCACTCTGGACAGTTTGCAGCCAGATTTGGTCTTGTCTGACAGCTCTGTATGCCCCGTGAAATTCCTTTAAATCCTTGGTGAAATCGAGCCTCAGTTTCCcaaagcaaagcatttaaataaaCAAGAGAATAAATTAGAAAGAAGCTGAAGAGGAAATGAAGCTCTTGGTGGCTTATCTCCCCTCCTTTTTAATATCCTCACTGGCTGAGTGCTAAAGCTCTGTGCCCTAGAGCactcttctttgttttttgagCTGTGTAAATACAGCTGTGACCTAGATGCTGGGGAAGTTTGCCCCTCTTCAAGCACAcctccaggctgctgcctcTCAAGAGCAGCACTCTTCAAACTCCTGGGATGCCAGGTAGCGCTGAAGTTGACTGGGGCAAGAAATGCCCAcgggctgctgcagagccttgcagcagctgctgctgtgtgtgtctCAGAGCACCAGGACAGCCTCTGGCAGATGCAGAGCCTTCTGCCCTCACCAAACTTACACCAGGCTGACCTGTCTTCACTGTCTTACAACAGAGAGCTGTTCAGAAGTAAGGTCCACATGATCATCTGACCATACAGCTGACAGATGCATCTTGGTTCATCGCATCtaaggctctgctccaggattTATCTGTGGTTTTAACGTTTGCCTGTAACCTGTCCAAGACACAAAATGGTACCTAGAAACCAGTCTCTGCTATGGCCTGTTGTATTCTTAGGGACTCCGATATCCCTGGAAATGAATCAGTGCTGTCTGAAAGAAAGCAGGCCAGCACAGTGTATTGCCTGCTTGGCAAGAACATGGCATACCAAATTGCTCCATCAAATCAATTCCTGCTGCATTAAGTTAATGTTAATAGAAATGCAAGAGTGCTTACACTGGCTCAGTGTAATTAATGCTCAGTGAGAGCATTATTTAATTATAGGTGACACTATCTTCCTCAGTTCTGTTGATGGTTTTGGGAACCTTCAAgtagcagaggagcagctgagtttccccagcccagctggctgTTGCAGTGCCAACTGTGCTTACTGGCTCTCCACACCCAAACAAGGATTCAGTCTCTGGATGAAGCTGCCCCTTGATGCCCTCCTGACCATCCCTCACTGCTGAGGCCACTTCCAAgagaacaggaaggaaaatgctgaaaaagacAGACTGGAAATGACCAAATGTTTTGACCATTTGGATTCAGTTGTGAATGGCTGAAAATATACATCAAATCATTTCAGTCCAGCATTTTTAGACAAAGCTTTCTGATCTTTTGTTTTGAACTgacattattttgaaatttgcctacattttgaaagatgaaagaaaatggaagctGTCAAACAACAAGAGAAAGAACTTTGAAGCCgaaataaaagcatttccttttaaGCTTGAAGTTTGAAGATACATAGCTTTTGATGCTTTTGCTTTACAAACACTTCCTCACACTCCATAAAGTTTACATTTAAAGTCAGCCCAGCCCATATTcctagaagaagaaaaaggttgGGAGCACTGtcacccttaaaaaaaaaaaaaaaaatttaaaaaaaaatcattattcaTGCAGTGCTATTTATTCTGGGCCAAAGCAGTCAAAATGTTTCTCTACAGAGTGGTACAGTTCAGGGGAAGGATAGGGCTACCTGTGATGATCAGCCTCCTAGCCTGTGCGTGCTCCTCAGAGGAAACCAAAAGCTATCAGCGAGCACAGCCCCTCCTGGACAGCAGGGTGGAGCTGTCAGAAATACACAGCACGATCCCTCTCTTTCCTGTTATTCACAAGCCTTTCGGTGCTGTCAGCTTCCAGTGACAAATGCTTCCCAGTCAGCCCGTGGCCTCACTAGCTGCTTGCTCCGAGCCCAGGACGGGAGGTTTGTAATTGCATTCCCTGTCGGGTGGCGCGGTGACcgtgctgcctgtgctggccaTGCTCACATGGCAAGAGCACGCAGTGAGGGATGTATGGCAGGATGGAGCATGGTATAACCCAAAACTATCCACAAGAAAAGTGAAGAGCATTGTATGATGCACAGAAACCTAAGGAAACACAAGATATGCCAGTGAGCATTTGTCTGAACGAAGAAAAGCTTCCCCTGCAAACTGCCCATCATATTCAGTTCCCACTGCCAGGTCCAGTCCAGGACAGTTCTCCATTGAGCCCAATTGTAGAAAAGCACATCACGTGCATAATGGCTGAAATGAGGCTGGACAATGTGCTGGCCAGATGATCAGACATGCAGATTTTGATTATACATCAGTTGGACGAGAGACTTGAAAGCAACTCTCATTCTTGCAGCTCCCACTGAACTTAGACTCTTTGCAGTGATCAGATGCTGCAGTGAGCACAAAGTTCCCCAGAGACAAGAGCACAGGCTCCCATCGCTGTGAGCTGGGCAGCCACAGAGGAAAAGATGTGATTTATGCCAGTCAAAATTTTGTCTAGAGGGCTCTAGATAAGCCAAAGTTCTCAGTGCCAGTGCTGATCCTCTATTTTTAAGCTTCCTAAGAAATTTGTGGGCCAGCACAACTGTCATGGCTTATTTCCAGGTACACACATGCTGAAAACCTGTGCCCAAAACTTAGACAGGTGAGCGTTGACAAAGGCAGAGATCCCTCTTTGGTTACACAGGTGTACAGTCAATGTAGTGCACCTTAACTCCTCAGGGTCAAGAAAAAGTAATGTGAGTAACTCAGCATAGCATAGCTGTGAGCCTTTCACTCGGTTTCTTCCAGATGAGGGTCTGGCTCAGTCTTGTGCCAAAATGCAAAATCCGGCACCTATTTATGCATCACGTTCTTACTTTCCTAGAGAAGCTTTAACCATTTGATACGTAAACTGTGTCTTTATGATCCTCCACATCTTCACCTTAGAGAAAAGTAGGcaagatatttttccttcttcatagGCTTCATCATTTCAAAAATGGGCACACAGCTTTTGTTCCAACACTATTTAATAATTACCATGTGGAGAGTAGGACAAATTTCAGTCATGAAGCTTCAGTTGGGAGGACAGAGAATGGAACAGACATCCTGGAAAATGTTTGCGGTTTTCCTGTGGTTGCTGACTCTTCACTACTTGTATAAACTGTCTCACAGGtgcttaaagaaaataattagacCAGAACATGACAGACCAGAGTCTATGCTGCACTTGGCACCACCAGAAGATAGCAAGGGGTCTTTAGGTATTTCCAGTctatgaaaaaaacaaagtcTTTGAAGGGCTCCTAGAGAGACCCTCTCTGTGCATTGTTTTGGGGGCAACCAGCTAAATTACACAAATATTCTGTATAGAACACCTGCCATATCTGAGTAATCCTAATGCTAATGCTAGCCAGCCCTGTGGCAGGTTGAAGCACACCTCTAAAAGTTTTTACCATTGCATTCTGACCACAGAGGAGGCTGGCCCTGCAGAAATGTGCAAGCACTGGAGGCTCTGCCTCATTTGTGCTTTCTGAGATCACTTCAATAAAATGCAGATTAATTTGCTGTTAAATAGCCCAAAATGCCCTAAGCAGCCTCTGAAGGCTGGCTGTGAAACAGGGATCTTCAGCGTATTGAGTCCAACATTCAGTCCGGTTTAGGTCCTCTACAGGGCTAGATCCACCTTGCCCCAAGACTTGGAGCAACTATTCTAtaccttttccctctccttttctggGCACCTGGGAGTCAGAGATTCTTTATAACTTCTGCTAAAAgccagggttttttccattctCGTCTGAAACACACCTTTGCTTTCCGATGCCTTCAGGCCTAGATATAGAGCATGGAAAAACAGGaccttcttctctcttctctctgcccaTATTGCTCTACAAACTCAGCAGCCACAGACATGAAGCAGCACTGTACAACATTAAGCACAGGACAAATATGAAGCAAAAAAGAGGGTCTCTAAATGAAAGACACCACAGTGAACTGCTTCATTCTTTTTCTCCAATTATGTTTTTCTCCAATCTAAGTTAAAGCCAAATGTTTTACTTCATCCTATTCTCCAAGACCTCATCTGTCCCTTGTAGCCTCCCCTTGTGTTTCCACAGCTATAACAGGCTGAATTTGGCTCAGTGTCTCCTTAGGGCAGTACAGACATGCCAGCAGTCGTGCATTAGCATACTGGCAGGAAGGGGAGTTGCTAGATGTGCAAAAAGAGGGTACGGTGTGGCAGAAAGCCTATATTTTCAGGGATAATAAGGAACTTCTGACTATCCATTGCAACAGTGTACAAAAAAATGACTGTTCACTTTGGGACAGCTCAAAATGGCCAAATTTTCAGAAGCTGATACCCATGTACTTTTTGGAAATTATGCTTCTGGAGCTGGGCACCCCAAATCCCTAGTTGCTTTTAGATACATTGGTTATAGTGCTTTTGAATCAAGCTTATCCCACTAGATACCTCATAGGCTTTGTTCTCCCTTTGGATCCTGGGGGTGTGCCTCTTCCCATTGCACAGCCACAGTAAATACTCAGTTTTATGGCTGAGTAACTTTTGTCTTGCCACCACTTCTTGCAGGCTCTGcctgagaggaaaataaaagtcattAAATAAATGACTGCTTGCCTTAGAGTCAACAACCTCTGTCCCAACTTCAGACACAAAAGCATCTGGATTTAATAATACCTGTTTATAAATAACGTTGTATCatcatttgtttaaaaagaagtaaatcCTAATGTTGATTATTTTTGAACACACCATGAGCTTTCTGACATAATGAAAAGACAGGAAGAGTCTCAGGGCTGGCATTTCCCCAAAAATGTAGATTGTTGTGGGAAAGGAGACAGAGTAAGCTTCCTGCTTTTGTAGAGGGAACTTATTTTTTGAAGTAAGATAAACTTAGAGCACGGCTTTTGTAAAGATTGAGGCTTATTTTACTCACTGATATCACACGCACATCAGCAGGCAGCGCCAAGGTGGAAGTGAGCCCCTGCATGTGTTTGTGAGCAGCACGTTCAACACAGTCTGATCACGGCACAAGGGAGGACTCGCTGTGCACAGGGAAGTCCTGGCACCAGAAATGGTGAggtgcagagcaggagcctgggGAGCATTGTAGGTTTGCTTCTGCCATAGGATTACCCTCTCTCTCCATCACTGCCCTTGTCTGAGCAACAGTGAGACTCTGGTAGGTCCTGGTTGAAGAAAAATAGGTGGTAGAGATTATCCTTCCTATCCTTGCCAGACTGCAAAGTTGATCCTGCGAACTTTCTTCAGGCTTCTATCTTCAAGACTGAGAAAGTAGCAGCAGGGATGTAAGCTGAGATCTACTAAAGACTAGTGGAGAGATGTTCTTTCACTTTGGCACTTGATTCAAGTATGTTTCTCTCACAGGCACACCAGTGATGAGGGCCAGAGTACAGCAGACAAAGTGTACCTCCAAGCTGGTCACAACTCGGCAAATCAATGCGACCTGCAGATACGTGCCTTTGGGTAGGAGCCAAGCCCAGCTTCAGTACACATAAGTGTGACTTGCCCTGAGGACTGTGGGCTGAGTGAGCCATACTAGCCCTAGCCATCCACAGCATGCAGTAGAACCATCTTTGTTTGTAAGGCTTCTGTGGCcagtaaaagacaaaaattagcCAGGGAGGTGGAACTAGAAACAGGCTTTCATGAGGTTTTCCTCTGCATCAGCCTGTGATCAGTCAGAAGAACCCTTCTGACAGTGGAAATTGCTGAGTAATCCAGAAAAGAGCTTCAGCAAGTGATGCTGTAGCTCAAATCTGTGGTAAGACCAAAGGCTCTTGCAAGAGGAAGCCTGACTTTATCACAGGACATGACTGTAAAGAGTCGTGACTGTAATTGCTCTCAGCTCCTAGTAAGAATTGCTCTGTTGTTACTCTGTGCTCCAAGATGCACTGTCATTGCAGGTGAACCAAAGTAACAGTAAAGCCCTGGGATCTGGCCTGGGATACCTAGAACACATCTGCCAACTGATTGAGAAGATTGGGCAGCTTCAGGAGCACAACCTGCGTCTCCAAAAACAAGTGTGCAGCTtgcagaaagagcagaagaTGAGTCAGATAAAAGAGGTAAGCAGACACCATAGTATCTTCCATTGGGTAGTAGAGTAATACACCTTAAGTAATAAGCCCAAGGCCCAAACAGAAATTTCTGTATGCAGGAAGGTGCCAATTTACCACATCCAACACCCACCTGGGCTGGGTACTCTGGTCTTCAGGGAGGCCTCACCCACCATAATGGGTTTAGTTTCCTGAGGCTGGGCTT
This portion of the Hirundo rustica isolate bHirRus1 chromosome 8, bHirRus1.pri.v3, whole genome shotgun sequence genome encodes:
- the LOC120755806 gene encoding uncharacterized protein LOC120755806, which gives rise to MFSWHRSFTLAAPWRRAGKKSPPAEDKVVLTHMKILSNEGIQNPGLIPEAPADTTCTEESHLPGASLPPDRLGSPEAAATPADPDYADGPASTDYVATLPDLSAFESKCRLHRFSKFESEDSGVELPSGANSPSTPTGSEKSFVLPSRDSFCDSGVLSTSSSPEIDHQLMRTCKEHARKVSPQDPESKKQADYYSQEADAVQDPAAFLEDFSVPQEESPDEHFDQDDKQSPEKELTPEMDLSRESTLSTPGPIEEPKTIADNFPENFGSMQDLQIHEHQLKKYPTSDSLDEYMDECCRLSEVNQSNSKALGSGLGYLEHICQLIEKIGQLQEHNLRLQKQVCSLQKEQKMSQIKEEYLLQHCSCGAASIFLNSYQDMKKSFAGRSRPHSLLVQTGNPSDLSIIPEIGANTEKLSSCNGNERYPESGKSQAMVGLRKSSNNRNNKENEFREVGSMAEGQAFLSKDPAVRKALDVSKNISGESHAWRRMRDLMRKTRLTNQNKLGLSSAALKRSCPQLYRPDIIIPKVPLNLAKVIISILSKNLTVLNEL